From the genome of Lemur catta isolate mLemCat1 chromosome 18, mLemCat1.pri, whole genome shotgun sequence:
TCCAGCCTCTGCTTAGCTTGCCAGTTTCATCTCTCAGCCTCTCCTTTCTGGccttcctgcccacctgccctgctgccccctccctcccacctctgggcTCCAGCTGAATGATTTGCATTCCCTGAAGGTACTATGCTTTCCCATTTCCCAGCCTTCACACTTGCCCTTCCTTCTGTCTAGATAGTACTTGTCTCATTTTCTCCAGGATGATCTCACTTACCCTTCAGTGCTTAGTGCTGATACTGCCTCCTCTGGGAAGCATTCCCTGGTGACCCAGTCTGAGTTAGGAATACCTCCTCTAGGTTCCCAGAGCACCCTTTCTTCCCTATAGCACTTGTCACCGTCACTCTAAATTAAACAGCCTGTTGGCATGTCTGTCTCCCTCAGCATACTAATGTCAGCAAGGCAGAGACTGTACTTCACATTTGGCTCAACTTCCAGAGCCTAGACCATTGCCTCACAGAGTTGATGGTCAGTAAATGATTGTCAAACAGAGTTGAGAAACATGGGAACTTCTGGAGATCATACCTGGGTGTATtgtcctgactctgccacttactagccgtGTAACCTTGAGCTAGTTCCTTATTCCTTCCAAAGTCAAGGTTCCTAATTTATAAATGGAGGATCATGATGCAACGAGAacagctgtgaggattaaatgagacagtctATGGAAAGTGCCAGGTTCATTGTACACAGTAGAAAATGTGCATTTCTGtgctttcttcttctcttgctACCAAAGTATATGAATGTGGTCCCATGTAATTCCCTCCACACCAGTAGTTTTCAGACTTTTTGTGTTTAATCACAAGAGTGTTTTCTgaaatcttccatgaaacccCAATCTATAACAAACAGAAGCAGCAAAGTCATGCTGGCGCAGGGCGGAGTGAGGTGAAGGGCCCTCCGTTCTCGTCTATTCCCATGGCCTCCAAGCTCCACGCACAACTGGAAACGCTGCTCCAGATGGAGCTGCTTCTCCCCTGAGCACCGCAGTGCCCAGGCCCAGCCTTCACACACAGGGAAAGAGGCTCCACACGACCCTCCCAGCTGTCGTAGCAACCCTGTGAGGTACAGGTGTTTTTCTCCCTAATTTACAAACAGGGAAAGTAAGATTCAGAGAGaataagtgatttgtccaaggtcccACAGGAACAGCTGACTTAGTCAGTTGTGGAGCCAGCATTCATGAACAATGAGAGAATAAAGGCCTGCCCGCTGGGGTACAGGATCACCCTGAGTTGACTGAGGTGGTGGCAagccctcttttctttctctccttagTTTCCTGTTCCTGTTTTTCCTCCTCCATTCCTAAATCAACTGGAAATTCATGAAGTGGTGGGCATCATCTAGCACTTGGTGCACCATCACCATCTCCTTCCCAAGGGTCTTGACATCTGTCTTCTGTGTCCCTGCAAAGGCCTTGTTGGCCTGCTGGTGCCTTGGGGTTGGGCGGAGGGGTGGGGGTGACTCAGAGCCCACAGACTTTCATTGTGATTCTCTAGATCCAGGTCTGTCAAAGCTGACTAGCAGGTtctagcctctctgagcctccccaTCCTCACCTGGGCAAAGGGGCAGCTTCTACATCTTGCTGTGAGGGCCCAGTGTGGCAATGCGTGATATGCCATTGGGCACACTTTAGGTGTGGCCTTTCTATGGGAACATTGCCCTCTTCAGTAATGCCCAGACCCAGCATCCGGAGGGCACAGGCACCCAGCCACCCAGAGCCTCAGCCTCATCTACCATGGCAATCTCACAGCCCCCATATCTTCCCTCTGTGAGACCCCACGATACCATGGCTTTTCCCCTACCACATATAGTATTAGAGGGAATGTCTCTCTAGTGGCCATCTGCCTCACATGTGTCCCCACTTTGGTATTCACTCCAGAATTATTGTCCCCATTTGCAGAGGAGTCCTCTGAGACTGACTCTGAGGCTCTGGATGAACAAGCTGTGAAAACCCTAACCCCTTGGGTGTAACTGTCCCCCCACCTCCAGGACCTCCACCTCTCATTGCATTTCATCCTCACTCCTGCATGGTGGGTGAGCAGAGCAGGATTGTGAGGTTCTGCCTCCAACAAGTTAGTGGCAAAGGTGGGCCCCAGGCTGGTATGTCAGGTGTCACATTGTGCCTGGTAGCTGACAAGCCCCTGCTGAAACTGCCTCTTGTATTGGCAGGAAAAGGAGAAGGCCCAGTTGACAGCAGACACTCTAAAGCAGGTGAATAGTGTTTCTGGAAGCCGGGACCCAAGGCCTGCCAGGGAGAGGCTCTTGGAGTGGCCTGACCGAGAACTGGATCGGGTCAACAGCTTCCTGAGCAGTCGTCTGCAGGAGATCAAGAACACTGTCAAGGACTCCATCCGTGCCAGCTTCAGTGTGTGTGAGCTCAGCATGGACAGCAATGGCTTCTCTAAGGAGGGGGCTTCTGAGCCCAAGCCCCAGAGTCTAACCCCCTCAAACCTAAGTGGCTCCTCAGAGCAGCGGCCCGACATCAACCTTGACCTGTCCCCTTTGACTTTGGGCTCCCCCCAGAACCACACGTTACAAGCTCCAGGCGAGCCAGCCCCACCATGGGCAGAAATGAGAGGCCCCCACCCACCATGGACAGAGGTGAGGGGCCCCCCTCCTGGTATCATCCCTGAGAACGGGCTAGTGAGGAGACTCAACACAGTGCCCAACCTGTCCCGGGTGATCTGGGTCAAGACACCCAAGCCAGGCAACCCTAGCTCTGAGGAGCCAAGTTCAAAGGACGTCCCTAGTTGCAAGCAGGAGCTACCTGAGGCTGTGGCCTCGGGTGGGAAGCCACGGAGGGGTAAAAGACAGGGCAGTCAGACCAAGAAGAGCGAGGTGAGCCCGGCCCCCCGGGCCCTGGCCAGCCTAGAGGCTCTGAGTGCTAAGGGCCACAGCCCTGGCCCCAAGCAGCCAGGCAAGGTCCCAGAGCCTCCCCAAGTGGGTGCTTGTGCCGAGGCTGCAGTGGGGAGCCGGGGGAGCCGGCCAGGACCAGGTTGGTCTGGAAGCCCCAAAACTGAGAAGGAGAAGGGCAGCTCCTGGCGAAACTGGCCAGGCGAGGCCAAGGCACGGCCTCCGGAGCAGGAGTCTGTACAGCCCCCAGGCCCAACAAGGCCACAGAGCTTGCCCCAGGGCAAGGGCCGCAGCCGCCGCAGCCGCAACAAGCAGGAGAAGCCGGCCTCCTCCTTGGGTGAGTGCACCAGGAACCAAATGActgaccccccaccccagccaggccaTGGGGTGGAGGGCAGTCCTCTGGTGTGGGCAGCACTGCCCTCAGAGCATGAGCCCAGAAGCCTGGCGGTGGGCACTGAGCCCTCCTGGCTGTGTCTTCCTAGACGATGTGTTCCTGCCCAAGGACATGGACGGGGTGGAGATGGATGAGACTGACCGAGAGGTGGAATACTTTAAGAGGTAGGTGTGGGCTGCCTACTCTCCCACTTGCGGGTCACTCCAGGTTCTGCCCACAAGCAAGCCTGTATGTGCCCTGGGCCTCAGAAAGTCATGCTTCCTTAGCCCTGGCCCTTTTGGGGGCCTCACTGCCCCTCCAGGCCCTCTCCTACCAGCCTGTCTGCTGGAACCCAGGGCGCCACAGGGCAGGATGGTGAATCTAGGAAGGAGCAAGGGACAGGGAGGAGGCATGTCAGGCCCCAAGAACCAGGGCTTTTTCTAgctttatttgctttgtttattcACTTACACTTTCTTGCTCTGCCTGGGCTGAACTTGGGGGACTACAGTGAATCAAGCACAGTGTAGACAGGGCATCAAGACAGCAATAGCCTGCAGCCTGGTGCTAAATGCTGTTAGAGGAGTGAGGGCACAATGGCACTGGGCGGCTGGGGGCGGTGGAGAGGCAGGCCAGGAGGCCTTCCCAGAAGGCTGTGGTAACGGAGTTAAACCTTGGGCAGGTAAAAGGAAAAGGTATTTGTGACTGTGGGGCCAGTGTGTACAAAGGTTTAAGGGTGAAAGAAACACAGCATACTGTTGGCCCTTTATATCCACCAGCTCTGCATCTGTGTGAATTCAACCAACCATCagttgaaaatattcaaaaacaaaaaacaaataaaaaataacagccgagtacggtggctcacgcctgtaatcctagccctctgggaggccgaggcaggtggatcactggaggttaggagttcaagaccagcctgaacgagaccccgtctctactaaaaatataaataaaaattatctggacaaataaaaatatatatagaaaaaattagccgggcatggtggcgcatgcctgtagtcccagctattcgggaggctgaggcagtaggatcgcttaagcccaggagtttgaggttgctgtgagctaggctgacgccacagcgctcactctagcccgggcaacaaagtgagactctgtctcaaaaaaataaataaataaataacaatacaacaattaaaaaatatagttaaagctatttatataacatttacattgtattggtATTATAAGCAATCCagagatggtttaaagtatatgggaaggaTCTGTAGATTTTTATATCCGTGGGGGCGAGGGACGGTCCTAGACTCAGTCCCCTGCATATACCAAGGGACGGCTGTCCTTAGGGGAACAGAAGCCAGGCCAGTATGGCTAGAGAGTGAACTAGGAGATGAGGAGGGGACTTGTGTCCCAAGGCAGTCATGCTGTCTTTATACATTGTCCCCTGTGCTCACAGGCAGTGGTTTCTGGAAGCCCGAGAGGGTGCAAAGCCAACCTGTTTTCTAAGTGATTGGGACACGGTGTCCagaagtgaggaagggaggaaacCTCTGATTGTGCTTCTCCCACGTCTCCCAAATCCAACAGGTTCTGTTTGGATTCTGCAAAGCAAACTCGTCAGAAAGTTGCTGTGAACTGGACCAACTTTAGCCTCAAGAAAACCACTCCCAGCACAGCTCAGTGAGGTACAGAGACCCCAAGTGTTGCATGCACCCCACTCCCTGTGCTCTACCATCTTCTGTGCCCCCTGCCAGACCATTCTGTGTTCTGGGGCACAGGGAGTTGGACGTTGGGTTTGGCAGTCCTGACCCCAACACCTCCACGGTGACTGCACAGTTGGCTACAGTCTCCAAAGGTCTAGGCCCCATTTCTTCTCCTGCAGCCTCTCTAGTAGGCCTCTGTTCTTCTATCACTTCTCCCTGGGCTAGGCCCTCCCTGAGCCCTCCTGCCCGCGCTCCTGAAGGGGCCCTTCCTGGACTGCCGCCCCTGGGGTATCACCATGAGGGCTCTACCTGTTAGCAGCTACCTTCCAAAGTGCCCAGGCAGTGGCAGGCCCCATGGGATGGCCCCCATCCCAGACATTATCAGGTGTCGAGGTAGAATTCCACTTGCCTGGCCCAGCTCCTCAATGCAGGCTACCAGGGTGCTTCCCAGCTGAAGCAATGTGAGAAGGGGCCAGGCTCAAGGGAAGCAGTGAGGGGACAGGCAGGCTAGACCAAGGCCTTATAGATCATTTAGGCATTGGTGGGGGCTCTCCCAAATAGAACAATTTTCATGAGGAAGTTGGTAGCCAAACTGCCTCCTAGAAGAAGAGACAGATggctctggcctcccctcccagccactTGCACAGGCCCTGTTGTCAAAATATTGATGTATTGGGTGATGTTCTGGACTAGGAACAGAAGACTGGAGAAGGCATTGGGCCAAGAACCCTGGTGTGGAAAAGAAGGGCAGCTAGGAGGCAGGCCTTGTGCTGGGCTGAGGCATAGTGGCTGTGCAGTTCCATATCAACCCTGAGCTTCATCCCTGGGGCCAGGCCTTTTGTGGCTGGCAACCACACAGCTGCCCTCAAGGCAGTAGAAGGCTGGACCAGATGGGCTGAGCTCATGAACACCCGGACTCCCACTATGTCCCCCACCTGTTGTCTTCCTCCTCTATCTAGTGCAAGGGCAGCTCCTTTCTGGGCTGAGGCAGCAGACTTCCTGGTCCCATAGCTCCCCAGGGGCAGACCAGAAAGCCTGAAGCCAGGACAGCTTTCAAGGCTGGGGCTCCCTGTGGCACTCTCGTGCTGCCCCAGAGCCAGGACTATCTTCTTCAGATTCACCTCAGCCCTCCTCTGCTCTGAGGGGCTGGGCTCCCTGACCTTGACCAAACTGAGACATCCGTAGCCCCGGGGCATCTTCCAGAGCCAAAGTGccttcctgcctctcttctcTACCACCTTGGGAGCCAGGAGGAGCAGAGACCTCAGGCACTTTATCTCTTGTCCTACTGAGAGAAGAGGGTGGACTCTACTTCCACAAGCTCAGTTCCACTGTCATCCCTATCCAGGAAAAAAATCCAGCCATCTTTTCCTCTTGACCCTCCCTCCTCTTGAccctttctctcctttgctgATCTCTTTTCCAAAGCAGAGgtgtcccttcctcccttccagtAGGTGCTCTCCTTGAACCCCTCCGCCCTGCTCTGGGCAGTGCATCTGGAGCCTGGGGCAAGGGTGTGAGTGCCAGAGGGTGGGTGTTACTCAAGGGTTGTCCCACATGTCGACAGACCCCAGGACTGGGGCTCTGTCCCCCAACAGGGTCCTAACCTTCGTCCTCTGCTAGAGATGATCCAGGGAATCTGTTGAGTGTTTTCAGCCCAGGGAATGAAAATAGCAGCCAGCTGCTCCTGCCTCCATGGGGACCCAGAGTCGGTATGGGGAGGCTGGGGCATGGGCTGTTGCTCACTGGGATCCTGCTGTTTTGTTCtttctcaggccctgcccagaaTGAGCTTTTTCAGGGCGTCCTGAGGCCTCAACTGCCAGTTGAAAGTCTACACTTTCTCCCTCCACGTACCCCACCTGCCCGACCAAGACCCTCCCTGCTCCCCGCCATCCTTGACCAACCAAAAGCTGAGTGGATGCCACACTGTGCTGGGGGCCCCTCAGGACCTCGGCAGAGCCGCTTCCTGGTGCTACGAAGCCTCCACACTCAGAGCCcagggactgggctggcctgtgGGCCGGGGGCTGATGGTACTGCTGGCCCAAACTGCTCTTTGTGttcggttttttgtttttattttatttttttccaattcttttgaTACTGTGAAGATCTTTCATGCCGAAAGATAAAGCAACATTTGGACACAGAGTTGGTTTGTTGGTGATTTGCTGGTCTGGGTGGGGAGTAAGGTGAGGGATATACTCAGAAGCATGGGATCTGCCATTATTGAACAGGTACTGTGCTTAAGCAGGCTGGCATTGTTTCCACTTACTCCTTGCAGCAATCCTAAAtggtattatcccattttacagacaggaaagaCTTGGCTGAACTCAGTCTGGCCAATTGGGGTTGAGCACAGACCTGTATGACTCTGACATCCGTGCCCTTTCCTCCCATTGAGAGGACTTTGGTATGTGAGCCTGGAACCGCCCCTACCCtgctctgtgtctgtttccttctttgtaaGATCAGTGAGTTGGAGGGGCTGGACTTGGTCTCTGTGCATCTGGATGTGAGAAGAGTCTAGGAAAGCCCTGAGGCCTCTATGGACCGTGCACCTGAAGCCTGGACCGTTGAGGTTTCTCACACTGACAATGTAGTCAGGGGAAGTTGAGGATAAATTGAGTGTTTTATACATTAGATCTTATTTTCCAATGGGAATGGGACGTGTAGCCAAAGTCTTAAAAGTTAAGAGGATAATGAACTCTTCTGTAAAGTAAAGCAAACTACCTCATCCCCGCAATGGGATGTTTTGTAAATTCAGGTTTTAATATAATGGGTTTGCTAAAAATGCCCCACACATAATTGTGTCCAAACTCCTTACCCCCAATGTAGTTTTCTCTACCAGAACAACTCTTAACTTGAGCTTATGTGGGGAGTACCCTGTCTGGAGACAATGGCCACATCGTCACTAAGAGCCATGGGTGGATGGAGTGAGCAGAACCAAAAACCATGCCCTCTTCCCTGGCTCCTTCCCCTGCCAGGTTGAGCCCTATCATGGGACTGGTGGTGAGTGTCAGCTTCCTTTTCTAAAGGGAAACCAACAGCACTGACCACAGCCTTACAATTCCTGGTCCCTGGCCTTCACCAGTCCCCAAGGTGGTGTGGACACTTCCTGTGAAACCTTTCTTTGTACATTCATTAGCTCTGTTCCTCTTTCCCTTGAACTCTTGCACGAGACTCCTGCCCTGTAGTTGGACTGGCACAGCTATCTAAAATTCTGCTTCATCATTCAAAAATTGCAGGTGTGATCAAGCAGCCCATCCATCTACAGAGAAAGACTTATTTGAGTGTCATTCGGGGGCCTTCGTGCCTGGGCCCCTGCCTCCAGTACTTGCCCTAGCCATGCCTGATGACCTGTCTGCAGGGAGGTCCTGCAACCTCAGGTCTCCTGACTTCTGCTCACATATTTCCCTCTTCCCAAATTACCCTTCTTTCATGAATTCATACTGATGCTCACATCCCAGCTGAGAAgccattttactttaaaaaccatgaaaatcCTTTTGCCCAGCCTTTGTGATACTTCCAAAAGTGGTACCTTGCCTGAGGATCGTTCTCCTTAATGTGAAGACTAGTTACCTGTCTATGTTTCTGTCTCCTCAACGCATCCATCAGCTCCTCCCCCACCAGGTGTGTCTTGTTCATCCTTTATCTGCTTCAGCACTGTGCATAATGCCCAGCACGTGCTCACATGAAACACATGAATGAAGGAAAGTACAGCAGTGACCAGGTCATTCCGCTTTCAAAGTCTTTAATGAAGTTGAAATTACTTGTACAGTCATGGCTGGTGTGCTCTGGGCCCAGTCTCCTTTTCCAGCCTTGGGTCTGGCTACCCCAGCTCACCCCAGCCGCAGTGGTCTTTTTCTGAGGAATCTGTACTTGCACATGGCCAGACTTTGACTCTGCTGCACCCTCGCCCAGGAAGCCTCTCCACTGCCTGCGCTGAGATCCCCACCCTTCCGTGGAAGCTCAGATCCAACGTCCCCGCCTCTGGTTCCCCAGGcagttaatctctctgagctgTCATAGGATTTACAATAGTAATCGTTTACATTTATACAGGGCCTTACGGTTAAAAACCACTGTCATCAGTATTCTATTTATCCCTCACCACTCGGAACAGAGAGGACACCAGCCAGGGCCCGGTTGTGCCGCAAGCCCCGCCCTACCGCGACAGCCGGGTGCGGGACGGAAACCCGCTCGCCCCGCCCCAGAGCTCTCGGCCACTAGAGGGCGCCGTGCGCGCCGGCGGCGTCACGCTCAGGGCCAGGTTGGGCACCTGGCAGGCTGCCCGGTTGCGGACCAGCGACCTCCACTCAGGGCGTCGTCTTCGCCCGGGCTTGGTTTGAGCCTTTGGCGCATGCTCCAAATCCTCCAGTGTCCCACAATGCCTTGTCTGACGCTTCTCAGCCCTGGCAACAGTCACGAAACCAGTCACACAGGGTGTAGGCGTCGCGCCGCACGAGAACGCACTTTTCTCGGGAGAAAAGTTTGTCCCTCTGCGCGATCCGTAACTCTGAGGTCGTTGCTAGGTGCCGATATCTGTTTCTTCATACCTGATTGGCTTTCGCTCAGATAAGGCGGGGGTTTTGCCGTGGCGCGCATGCGTGGGGCAAAGGATGGAGGAGTCGGAACTCGAGCGGAAGGTGGGAGCGAGCCCGGGGTCCTTGCGGCGGGGAGGGAAGCTGGAGTGAAGGCGGGGCACCCAGCTGGGCCTGACTCCTGCGTATTTGCAGAGGGCTCGCACTGACGAGGTGACTGCTGGAGGAAGCCGCTCCGAGGCGGAGGATGAGGACGACGAAGACTACGTGCCGTATGTGCCCTTGCGACAGCGGCGGCAACTACTGGTGAGGGGCTGTGTCGAAGGAGGAATGGGGGCGTGGCCACCTGGTCGCAGTGGCATGGGGGGTGTGGCCCGGCCTGCGGGGCGAGGGCGGCTGTCTGAGGTGTGTCAGTATACGGGAGCGTGACCCCCAGGCAAACGAGGGACTGACGACCTGATCTGAGGGGTAGGGCAGCTCTGCGCCTCGGGCACAGAACCCTTGCCCAAAAGCCAGGGTCCTGACTCAGGCCCTGTGGGCCCGATGCTCCATTCTGTCTTGGGCTTGACTCTGGGGGGCACTGGTGGAACCTCAGCTCCAGAAGCTGCTGCAGCGAAGACGCAAGGGAGCTGCAGAGGAGGAGCAGCCGGACAGCGGCAGCGAGCCCCGGGGAGATGAGGACGACATCCCACTGGGCCCTCAGTCTAACGTCAGCCTCCTGGATCAGCACCAGCACCTCAAAGAGAAAGCCGAAGGTGGGCTGGGCAGCACTGCCTAGGCGGGAGGGGAGAAGCTAAGGCTGCCACTCTCTTGGTGTCTCTGTGACGTCTGTTTCTTATCTCAGCCCGCAAGGAGTCTGCCAAGGAGAAGCAgctgaaggaagaagagaagatcCTGGAGAGTGTGGCTGAGGGCCGAGGTATGGTTGTGGCCAGGGCAGCAAGGAGGTACACTGAGCGTCTTCCCCACAGCGCCATGTTACATCTCAAGGGATCTGGCCTCCCAGAAGCAGGAGCCAGCCCTGAGGCGCATCTCTTCCCTCAGCTTTGATGTCAGTGAAGGAGATGGCAAAGGGCATCACGTACGACGACCCAATCAAAACCAGGTATGTCTTTCCAGTCTGCGTAGTTGTCCTTATTTAGGATGGTGTGTGGCTGGGACTAGCAGGGACACCCCAAGGCCTGCTGTGCTCAAGGCCTTCCTTGATCCCTGCCACCTACCCATAGCTGGACACCACCCCGTTATATCCTGAGCATGTCTGAAGGGCGGCATGAGCGTGTACGGAAGAAGTACCACATCCTGGTGGAGGGAGATGGTATCCCGCCTCCCATCAAGAGCTTCAAGGAAATGAAGTTTCCTGCAGGTGCCTGGAAATGGGGAGAGACACCGCACTTTTAGAATCAAGCATCTGTGAGGTTGTTTCCTAGCCCCTACTGAGGTCAGCCACATCAACACTGGGCCCAGCCACTGGAGACAGAGGGCTTTGAGGAGGGGGTTCTTTAGATTTCTTTTCAGTTGTCCCATCTGTACGTGTTCACTATCCTCTGTTGTTACAGAGCTTCAGTGGGAGAATGATGTTGGGTTTAGACAGACTCAGGTGCAAATCATAGTTCCACCTAGCCCACGGGTCGTAGacaagtctctctctcttttttctttctctctgtctctgtttctttttctgaccCTTGGTTTCATCATTTGCAACCTGTGGGAATAGTGCCAATTTTACAGGCTTTGGGGCTCTGATAAAGTACCTATGAGTCACAAGGATGATGCTTGGGTTGTTTTCCATAGCCGTCTTGAGAGGCCTGAAGAAGAAGGGCATCCATCACCCAACGCCCATTCAGATCCAGGGCATCCCTACCGTGTGAGTGTGGCCTGTGGACCCGGGTTCCCTGAGAAGGGTGTTGACAGGGAGGAGCAATGGCTGGGTGTCCAACTGGAGAAACAGTCCCTGTCTTCTGCAGAACTTGACACTCAGGCTGTCCTCTCCCAACAGTCTGTCTGGCCGTGACATGATAGGCATCGCCTTTACGGGTTCAGGCAAGACGCTGGTGTTCACACTGCCTGTCATCATGTTCTGCCTGGAGCAGGAGAAAAGGTTACCTTTCTCCAAGCGTGAAGGGCCCTATGGACTCATCATCTGCCCCTCGGTAAGATAGACTGGCCTGAGAACAGGGCAAAAACTGGGGCCACCATCTGGTGCCAGCCTTTGTCCTTGTCCCTGCAGCGGGAGCTAGCCCGGCAAACACATGGCATCCTGGAGTACTACTGCCGCCTGCTACAGGAGGACAGCTTACCACTCTTGCGCTGTGCTCTCTGCATCGGGGGCATGTCTGTCAAAGAGCAGATGGAGACCATCCGACAGTGAGTGTTGGCACCCCCTACCGCACAAGCCACACCAGAGCCCCCAGGGAAGCTAAAGGACCCTTTAGCCATTTCACAGACCTTTACTGAGGTCCACTATGGGCCCAGGCCTCACGGAGCCCCTAGTCTAACGGGGAGGTTCACTGGGGAGGGACAGAAGGATGTGGCCAAGTACTATGGGAGCACAGCAGATAGAATGGCCCACCTTGCTGGGGGCATCTAAGGTAGGAGCTCAAAGAAGGCTTTGTGAGGAAGgtaatgtttaaattttgaagAGGGGCAGTCCAGGCAGAGAGCACAGAGGTGGAGGGCCCAGGGAGGTCAGGGTCATCCAGTTGTCTGTCAAGGAAGCTGAGGTATTGGGCAGGGCTGGATCCCCTGTGGCACCTGTGTCCGTCCCATGCAGTGCAGATGTCACCAGAGGCCCTGGATCAGGCCCTGGGCTCACAGACAGGCCAGGCCCCATCCCTATTTCTGAGGCATTCCCAGTCTCAGGGAAGATGTGGGCACAGAAAAGATGAAAGTCAGTGTACTAGGAAAGTGAGCCCATCAGGGCTCACAGAGGGGCTATGGAAGTGCACAGTGAAGCATCTCTGGGGATTCAGGACAGTCCTGGGTGAGAGGAGTGAccaggagaagagggaagggtgTGCTGGCCGGAGCAGTGGCCAAGAAGACTGCAGCACCTTCCACGAGAGAGAGGTGTGCTGTAGATGGGACAGGGTGGTGGGAGTGGCAAGGAGGGCACAGGtgagaaagacaggaaggagggcagagggcagaacAGAGGCAGGGTGCCTGCCAGCCTCTAGGTGACAGCAGGGAGCCCCAACCTCAGGGTCTCTCCTTGGTCACCAGTGGTGTCCACATGATGGTGGCCACCCCTGGGCGCCTCATGGATCTGCTGCAGAAGAAGATGGTCAGCCTAGACATCTGTCGCTACCTGGCCCTGGACGAGGCCGACCGCATGATTGACATGGGCTTCGAGGGTGACATCCGCACCATTTTCTCCTACTTCAAGGTGCCCGCCCCCTGCCTGGCCAGGCACCCCTGCATCACCCtacccccccacacaccacaTTGAACTTCGGAGGGCCCCACCCTCTGCTCCTGCTCCAGGGGGGCTGTGTCCCAGCTGTTCAGCTTTCCCACACCCCATCTCCCACGTGCCCTCATGCCCttggcccagccccacccagtcCTCCATGCCCTCTGCCCTAGCCCCTGCCTTCCTCAGGGCCAGCGGCAGACCCTACTCTtcagtgccaccatgcccaagaAGATTCAGAATTTTGCCAAGAGCGCCCTCGTAAAGCCTGTCACCATCAACGTGGGTCGAGCTGGGGCGGCTAGCC
Proteins encoded in this window:
- the DDX41 gene encoding probable ATP-dependent RNA helicase DDX41 isoform X2; translated protein: MEESELERKRARTDEVTAGGSRSEAEDEDDEDYVPYVPLRQRRQLLLQKLLQRRRKGAAEEEQPDSGSEPRGDEDDIPLGPQSNVSLLDQHQHLKEKAEARKESAKEKQLKEEEKILESVAEGRALMSVKEMAKGITYDDPIKTSWTPPRYILSMSEGRHERVRKKYHILVEGDGIPPPIKSFKEMKFPAAVLRGLKKKGIHHPTPIQIQGIPTVLSGRDMIGIAFTGSGKTLVFTLPVIMFCLEQEKRLPFSKREGPYGLIICPSRELARQTHGILEYYCRLLQEDSLPLLRCALCIGGMSVKEQMETIRHGVHMMVATPGRLMDLLQKKMVSLDICRYLALDEADRMIDMGFEGDIRTIFSYFKGQRQTLLFSATMPKKIQNFAKSALVKPVTINVGRAGAASLDVIQEVEYVKEEAKMVYLLECLQKTPPPVLIFAEKKADVDAIHEYLLLKGVEAVAIHGGKDQEERTKAIEAFREGKKDVLVATDVASKGLDFPAIQHVINYDMPEEIENYVHRIGRTGRSGNTGIATTFINKACDESVLMDLKALLLEAKQKVPPVLQVLHCGDESMLDIGGERGCAFCGGLGHRITDCPKLEAMQTKQVSNIGRKDYLAHSSMDF
- the DDX41 gene encoding probable ATP-dependent RNA helicase DDX41 isoform X1, with amino-acid sequence MTLTSVPFPPIERTLRARTDEVTAGGSRSEAEDEDDEDYVPYVPLRQRRQLLLQKLLQRRRKGAAEEEQPDSGSEPRGDEDDIPLGPQSNVSLLDQHQHLKEKAEARKESAKEKQLKEEEKILESVAEGRALMSVKEMAKGITYDDPIKTSWTPPRYILSMSEGRHERVRKKYHILVEGDGIPPPIKSFKEMKFPAAVLRGLKKKGIHHPTPIQIQGIPTVLSGRDMIGIAFTGSGKTLVFTLPVIMFCLEQEKRLPFSKREGPYGLIICPSRELARQTHGILEYYCRLLQEDSLPLLRCALCIGGMSVKEQMETIRHGVHMMVATPGRLMDLLQKKMVSLDICRYLALDEADRMIDMGFEGDIRTIFSYFKGQRQTLLFSATMPKKIQNFAKSALVKPVTINVGRAGAASLDVIQEVEYVKEEAKMVYLLECLQKTPPPVLIFAEKKADVDAIHEYLLLKGVEAVAIHGGKDQEERTKAIEAFREGKKDVLVATDVASKGLDFPAIQHVINYDMPEEIENYVHRIGRTGRSGNTGIATTFINKACDESVLMDLKALLLEAKQKVPPVLQVLHCGDESMLDIGGERGCAFCGGLGHRITDCPKLEAMQTKQVSNIGRKDYLAHSSMDF
- the FAM193B gene encoding protein FAM193B isoform X2 yields the protein MKGGALGGIPGEPAVDHRDVDELLEFINSTEPKVPNSARAAKRARHKLKKKEKEKAQLTADTLKQVNSVSGSRDPRPARERLLEWPDRELDRVNSFLSSRLQEIKNTVKDSIRASFSVCELSMDSNGFSKEGASEPKPQSLTPSNLSGSSEQRPDINLDLSPLTLGSPQNHTLQAPGEPAPPWAEMRGPHPPWTEVRGPPPGIIPENGLVRRLNTVPNLSRVIWVKTPKPGNPSSEEPSSKDVPSCKQELPEAVASGGKPRRGKRQGSQTKKSEVSPAPRALASLEALSAKGHSPGPKQPGKVPEPPQVGACAEAAVGSRGSRPGPGWSGSPKTEKEKGSSWRNWPGEAKARPPEQESVQPPGPTRPQSLPQGKGRSRRSRNKQEKPASSLDDVFLPKDMDGVEMDETDREVEYFKRFCLDSAKQTRQKVAVNWTNFSLKKTTPSTAQ